TCTTTACCTTTGACACTTGGTCCAATTGCTGCTATGGTACTCACATAGCAAAGTTTCTTTACATTGTTTTCAATACAGCGGTTGACAATGTTTGCAGTGCCCTCAATATTATTTTTGACCAAAGCAGTATAGTCTTTCGGATCAAACGAAATCATTGCGGCACAATGGTAAACGTATTCAATATCTTTAAAAATGGCTTTTAAAGAAATAATGTCCGTGATATCTGCCTGCACCCAATCTATTTTTTCCAATAAATAGGAAGGATTATCCGTATAATATCCAAAAACCTTTGAAACAGCATCAATGGAACTTTGACTTCTATAGCAAGCCCGAATGTTTTCGCCTTGCTTCAATAATTGAAAAAGTAAATGTGAGCCAATTAGACCAGTACCTCCGGTGACCAAAATCATGCCATAAAAATACCTATTTGCAATGGAATTATGTAGTGATTCAAGAACTTCATTTTATATTTGCAGCTATTCTTAAAAGCATATGAAACCAAAGAATTTTGTTCAAGAACTACAATGGAGAGGAATGGTGCACGATATTATGCCAGGAGCCGAAGAGCACCTCATGGAAGAGATGCAAGCTGCCTATGTTGGTATAGATCCTACGGCGGACTCATTACATATTGGACATTTGGTGAGTGTTATGATGCTAAGACATTTTCAGTTAGCTGGACACAAACCGTTTGCATTGGTAGGTGGTGCGACCGGAATGATCGGTGACCCATCGGGGAAATCGGCCGAACGTAATCTTTTGGATGAAAAAACATTAAGGCATAATCAAGAAGCTATCAAAGCACAATTAGGGCGTTTTTTGGATTTTGAGAGTGATGCGAAAAACGCTGCGGTTTTGGTGAACAACTATGATTGGATGAAAGATTTCTCCTTTCTGGATTTTATCCGTGATGTTGGAAAACACATCACCGTTAATTATATGATGGCGAAAGACTCTGTTAAAAAGAGACTTTCCTCGGATGCTAAAGAAGGAATGTCGTTTACGGAGTTTACCTATCAATTGGTACAGGGATATGATTTCTTGCATTTGTACCAAAATCATAATTGTACATTACAAATGGGTGGAAGTGACCAATGGGGGAATATTACCACTGGAACCGAATTGATTAGAAGAATTGGCGGTGGTAAGGGTTTTGCCTTAACCTGTCCTTTGATTACAAAAGCGGATGGCAGCAAGTTTGGAAAGACCGAAGGCGGGAATATTTGGCTGGACGCGGAAAGGACGTCTCCATACAAGTTTTACCAGTACTGGTTAAATACTTCGGATGAAGATGCAGAAAAATATATTAAGATATTTACATTTTTGACCAAAGACGAGATTGCCACCCTCATAGATGAACATAAGGAAACACCACATCTACGAATACTACAAAAAAAATTGGCCGAAGAAATTACGGTACAAGTGCATTCAAACTCCGACTTGGAAAACGCCATACAGGCCAGTAGTATCCTATTTGGAAAATCCACTTCTGAAGACCTGAAGCTTCTCGATGAAAAAACGTTTTTAGATGTTTTTGAAGGTGTACCGCAAGCACAAATTGCTAGAACGGAGCTTGATGACGGTTTGGATATGATAGGTGCTTTGGCCGCAAAAACGGGATTTTTAGGCTCCAATGGTGAAGCCAGAAGAGAGCTGAAACAAAATTCCATTTCGGTAAATAAAGAAAAGGTAAAGGAAGACTATCGTATTACTGTTTCAGATCTTATCAATAATAGATTTGTTTTGCTCCAAAGAGGAAAGAAGAACTATTTTGTACTGGTCGTTGATTAGGTTAAATTTTTCAAAACTGCGCAACCAAATAGCTGTTTTTAGGTCTTTGCTTTATAAAACCTAAAACAATGAAAGTATTTAAACTGCTCCTTTTCTTTTTTACTGTTATTAGTTCATGTAACACAAACGATTCAAATGGGGATGAAGACGTGCAAGTTCCATTAAAAAGTGAAGCCCAAAAATGGGAGTTGGTAAAGATGACGGGTAGTATGGTCAATTCTGAAACTATTGGAGACGCAATGGAATGGCAAGAGTACTATCTTTTTAATCCCGATGGCAGTTTTATAAAAGAACGGGAGCGCGAAGGTAGCATAACCAAAGCGACAGGAACCTATGAACTTATGGCTCAAGAAGAGGAAAGGTATTTTGAATTGACCTATAAAACTGGAACAACCCTTATAGCTAACTGTTCCAATAACGATAAAGAAATTTTGGTGTTCAATGGAGATGCATTATATGCTACTTGGAATGCTTGTGATGGCCCTGGATTGGAATATCGCCCAGCCGAATAGTCATAATGCCATGAGATTGCAACCTCGAATGTCGGATTGGTCAAACCTGCCTAAAATTTCAAAAGTGCCATCAGCATAGGTCTTTCCTAAATCTTGGGTGGCAATAAATGAGCACGAATTAATATTTGCAAGGTCAATGATATTAATTCCGCCAGATTTTCCATGGGACTGTATGGAGAGCGGGTCTTCGGTATCCCGGGTAAGTACATTCATCCATGGTGGAGTTTTAAATATACCGTTTCCTTTGGAATATCCTTGCGATAATAATTCGGTCATTCCATATTCGGAATGAATGTGTTGGATGTTGAAAGCATTTTTAAGAATGCTGTGAAGTTCCTCGCGTATCAATTCTTTTCGCCTTCCTTTCATGCCTCCTGTTTCCATAATCATGGTATGTTTTAAGTTCATGGGGAACTGTTCCGCCAAATCCAATAAGGCAAAAGAAACGCCTATTAAAAGTGTTTTGGTTTCTTCTTTTTCCAGTTGTAGTAATTTTTCCTGAAGCATTTCCAAATCGTAAAGATAGAAACCGCTACTGGGGTGTTGGGATTTAGAGACAAAATCATTGATCATATAGACCAAAGAAGATCCTTCTCGTTCCAAGTAGGAAGGTAAAAGTGCCAAAATGCAAAAATCCTCAACAGGGCCATAAAAATGCACAAAACCCTTTCTAAAACTCTCTAGATATATAGAGGTGTCCCTAACATAATGTTTGCTGGAGATACTGCCGGTCGTGCCGCTACTTTCAAAGATAATTTCTGGTTTGTGTGGGGATGAGGTAATTTTATGTGTTTTAAAGAATGCTATCGGTAGAAAAGGAATTTCTTGTGAGGCTAATACGTTGGAAGGTGTTTTTTCAAGGTGATTACAGTACTCATGGTACGTTGGATTTTGTTGGTATTGAAACTGAAAAACCTCCAATGCCAATGCCTCAAATTCGGATGGGTTTGAAATTGAAAAAATCTTTTGGATTCTTGTACGCTCCATAGGGAAGTAAAAGTATCCAAAAATAAAAGCCCTTCAAAAAGAAGGGCTTTTTTAGTTTCATAACCTTTACTTGACCACCAGTTTTCTGGTCATGGTCCTTTCCTGTTCGGTGACTTGTAATACGTACACTCCTGGAACCAATCTTGAGATATCCAAGGTATTGGTTGAAATTCGGTCTGTTAGGACAACTTCACCAAACACATCGTAGATTTTAATTTGTTTACTTCCGTTGGAAGAGGTGGTAATATATATTTCCTCGCCATAGGCAGGATTCGGGTACATTTTAAAACCCTCTAGTTCTTGAACCTGTTCTGTATTTACGCTGACCAATTCTTGGCCAAAACTGAATAGGGGTAATGCCATAATAAGAATTAAGTAGATTTTCTTCATATATGCCGATTTGGGATAATAGCATATTAAAAGTAGCTAAAGAATGCTTCTTGGCCTATAAAATGTTGTG
The nucleotide sequence above comes from Flagellimonas sp. HMM57. Encoded proteins:
- the tyrS gene encoding tyrosine--tRNA ligase — protein: MKPKNFVQELQWRGMVHDIMPGAEEHLMEEMQAAYVGIDPTADSLHIGHLVSVMMLRHFQLAGHKPFALVGGATGMIGDPSGKSAERNLLDEKTLRHNQEAIKAQLGRFLDFESDAKNAAVLVNNYDWMKDFSFLDFIRDVGKHITVNYMMAKDSVKKRLSSDAKEGMSFTEFTYQLVQGYDFLHLYQNHNCTLQMGGSDQWGNITTGTELIRRIGGGKGFALTCPLITKADGSKFGKTEGGNIWLDAERTSPYKFYQYWLNTSDEDAEKYIKIFTFLTKDEIATLIDEHKETPHLRILQKKLAEEITVQVHSNSDLENAIQASSILFGKSTSEDLKLLDEKTFLDVFEGVPQAQIARTELDDGLDMIGALAAKTGFLGSNGEARRELKQNSISVNKEKVKEDYRITVSDLINNRFVLLQRGKKNYFVLVVD
- a CDS encoding acyl transferase, translating into MERTRIQKIFSISNPSEFEALALEVFQFQYQQNPTYHEYCNHLEKTPSNVLASQEIPFLPIAFFKTHKITSSPHKPEIIFESSGTTGSISSKHYVRDTSIYLESFRKGFVHFYGPVEDFCILALLPSYLEREGSSLVYMINDFVSKSQHPSSGFYLYDLEMLQEKLLQLEKEETKTLLIGVSFALLDLAEQFPMNLKHTMIMETGGMKGRRKELIREELHSILKNAFNIQHIHSEYGMTELLSQGYSKGNGIFKTPPWMNVLTRDTEDPLSIQSHGKSGGINIIDLANINSCSFIATQDLGKTYADGTFEILGRFDQSDIRGCNLMAL
- a CDS encoding T9SS type A sorting domain-containing protein, whose translation is MKKIYLILIMALPLFSFGQELVSVNTEQVQELEGFKMYPNPAYGEEIYITTSSNGSKQIKIYDVFGEVVLTDRISTNTLDISRLVPGVYVLQVTEQERTMTRKLVVK